One region of Glycine max cultivar Williams 82 chromosome 9, Glycine_max_v4.0, whole genome shotgun sequence genomic DNA includes:
- the NF-YA09 gene encoding nuclear transcription factor Y subunit A-9, translating to MKPFLFLNLPNTEFNSSQVDCNHSMAHSSYPYGDPIFAYGPQAISHPQMIPPMLGLASTRVALPLDLAEDGPIYVNAKQYHGILRRRQSRAKLEAQNKLIKNRKPYLHESRHRHALNRVRGSGGRFLSTKQLAQSNAEFVTGAHSGSDPTNRYQKEHLSEVESHSSKDGDNSSFITTCSDRPCLSGNNVNFRQQECMFLGNSANMGGSPQFSGGLTFGGAKQRTSVVR from the exons ATGAAGCCATTTCTCTTTTTAAATCTTCCCAACACCGAGTTCAATTCTTCACAAGTTGATTGTAATCACTCAATG GCTCATTCTTCTTATCCCTACGGCGATCCAATTTTTGCTTATGGACCACAAGCTATT AGTCATCCCCAAATGATACCCCCGATGCTGGGACTAGCATCCACCAGAGTGGCTTTGCCACTTGATCTTGCAGAAGATGGACCAATTTATGTCAATGCAAAACAATACCATGGTATACTGAGAAGGCGTCAGTCACGAGCAAAACTTGAGGCTCAGAACAAACTTATCAAAAATCGTAAG CCATATCTTCACGAGTCTCGGCACCGCCATGCTTTGAATAGGGTTAGGGGATCCGGGGGGCGATTTCTCAGCACCAAACAGCTTGCACAGTCTAATGCAGAATTTGTCACTGGTGCACATTCTGGTTCTGACCCTACCAACAGATATCAAAAGGAACATCTATCAGAGGTGGAAAGTCATTCCTCAAAAGATGGAGATAATTCATCTTTCATCACAACCTGCTCCGACCGGCCATGTTTATCTGGCAACAATGTCAATTTTCGGCAGCAGGAGTGCATGTTTCTGGGGAATTCTGCAAACATGGGTGGATCACCACAGTTCAGTGGGGGACTCACCTTTGGCGGAGCAAAGCAGCGCACATCAGTTGTCCGGTGA